In the Ipomoea triloba cultivar NCNSP0323 chromosome 6, ASM357664v1 genome, one interval contains:
- the LOC116021852 gene encoding pirin-like protein, whose translation MPVVKESRQVVRKFLARPQHEGVGAVVRRSIGRFELKYFDPFLVLDEFSVSAPAGFPDHPHRGFETVTYMLQGAVTHEDFEGHKGTIEAGDLQWMTAGRGIVHSEMPAAQGTQKGLQLWINLSSKHKMIEPRYQEITREEIAEGERDGIKVRVIAGEALGAKSPIYTRTPTMYLDFTLNPGANLQQPIPRTYNAFVYILEGEGVFAESPSPRPSPPTSAHHLLLLGGSGDGLLACNKSAKPLRFILVGGEPLGEPVAQLGPFVMNTQEEIDRTVEDYENCTNGFEKAKHWRSDAAVELGY comes from the exons ATGCCGGTTGTTAAGGAATCACGCCAAGTTGTTCGGAAGTTTCTTGCAAGGCCGCAGCATGAAGGCGTTGGAGCGGTTGTCAGAAGAAGCATTGGAAG GTTTGAGTTGAAATACTTCGACCCTTTCCTCGTTTTGGATGAATTCTCAG TTTCTGCTCCTGCTGGGTTCCCAGATCACCCACACAGAG GATTTGAAACTGTCACATATATGTTACAG GGAGCTGTAACACATGAAGATTTTGAGGGACATAAAGGCACAATAGAAGCAGGTGACCTGCAATGGATGACTGCTGGAAGGGGAATAGTCCATTCAGAAATGCCTGCTGCTCAGGGAACTCAAAAGGGCTTACAATTGTGGATCAACCTCTCCTCCAAACATAAAAT GATAGAGCCAAGGTATCAAGAAATCACAAGGGAGGAGATAGCAGAAGGGGAAAGAGATGGGATCAAAGTGAGAGTGATAGCAGGGGAGGCATTGGGAGCAAAGTCCCCAATATACACAAGAACCCCAACAATGTACCTAGACTTCACCCTCAACCCAGGGGCCAATCTGCAGCAGCCAATCCCAAGAACATACAACGCCTTCGTGTACATATTGGAAGGCGAAGGCGTCTTCGCAGAGTCCCCGAGCCCGAGACCGTCTCCCCCGACCTCAGCCCACCATCTCCTCCTACTAGGGGGCTCTGGGGATGGCCTGCTGGCATGCAACAAGTCAGCAAAGCCTCTCAGGTTCATCCTGGTGGGTGGTGAGCCACTGGGGGAGCCTGTGGCTCAGTTAGGGCCATTTGTGATGAACACTCAGGAGGAGATTGATCGGACGGTGGAGGATTATGAGAACTGCACAAATGGATTTGAGAAAGCTAAGCATTGGAGATCTGATGCTGCTGTTGAGTTGGGTTATTAG